A single region of the Procambarus clarkii isolate CNS0578487 chromosome 59, FALCON_Pclarkii_2.0, whole genome shotgun sequence genome encodes:
- the LOC138353739 gene encoding small proline-rich protein 3-like, translating into MELYRIWWCCAEPEDWWTGVLEDWWTGVPEDWWIGVPEDWWTGVLEDWWTGVPEGWWIGVPEDWWTGVLEDWWTGVPEGWWIGVPEDWWTGVLEDWWTGVLEDWWTGVLEDWWTGVLEDWWTGVPEDWWTGVLEGWWTGVLEDWWTGVPEDWWTGVLEDWWTGVPEDWWTGVPEDWWTGVPEDWWTGVLEDWWTGVPEDWWTGVPEDWWTGVPEDWWTGVPEDWWTGVLEDWWTGVPEDWWTGVPEDWWTGVPEDWWIGVQEDWWTGVPEDWWTGVPEDWWTGVPEDWWTGVPEDWWTGVPEDWWTGVPEDWWTGVPEDWWTSGPES; encoded by the coding sequence ATGGAACTGTACcgtatatggtggtgttgtgctgaGCCGGAGGACTGGTGGACCGGTGTGCTGGAGGACTGGTGGACCGGTGTGCCGGAGGACTGGTGGATCGGTGTACCGGAGGACTGGTGGACCGGTGTGCTGGAGGACTGGTGGACCGGTGTGCCGGAGGGCTGGTGGATCGGTGTACCGGAGGACTGGTGGACCGGTGTGCTGGAGGACTGGTGGACCGGTGTGCCGGAGGGCTGGTGGATCGGTGTACCGGAGGACTGGTGGACCGGTGTGCTGGAGGACTGGTGGACCGGTGTGCTGGAGGACTGGTGGACCGGTGTGCTGGAGGACTGGTGGACCGGTGTGCTGGAGGACTGGTGGACCGGTGTGCCGGAGGACTGGTGGACCGGTGTGCTGGAGGGCTGGTGGACCGGTGTGCTGGAGGACTGGTGGACCGGTGTGCCGGAGGACTGGTGGACCGGTGTGCTGGAGGACTGGTGGACCGGTGTGCCGGAGGACTGGTGGACCGGTGTGCCGGAGGACTGGTGGACCGGTGTGCCGGAGGACTGGTGGACCGGTGTGCTGGAGGACTGGTGGACCGGTGTGCCGGAGGACTGGTGGACCGGTGTGCCGGAGGACTGGTGGACCGGTGTGCCGGAGGACTGGTGGACCGGTGTGCCGGAGGACTGGTGGACCGGTGTGCTGGAGGACTGGTGGACCGGTGTGCCGGAGGACTGGTGGACCGGTGTGCCGGAGGACTGGTGGACCGGTGTGCCGGAGGACTGGTGGATCGGTGTGCAGGAGGACTGGTGGACCGGTGTGCCGGAGGACTGGTGGACCGGTGTGCCGGAGGACTGGTGGACCGGTGTGCCGGAGGACTGGTGGACCGGTGTGCCGGAGGACTGGTGGACCGGTGTGCCGGAGGACTGGTGGACCGGTGTGCCGGAGGACTGGTGGACCGGTGTGCCGGAGGACTGGTGGACCAGTGGACCGGAGAGCTGA